A single window of Nicotiana sylvestris chromosome 3, ASM39365v2, whole genome shotgun sequence DNA harbors:
- the LOC104247703 gene encoding probable polygalacturonase At1g80170, with product MGKMRSSSISCFNFSYYYSTSVAFFASLYGIYFVLISANVNGFDSVIQLPTSASLRNTTRKSETLFDVSDFGAVGDGITDDTNSFKDAWDKACSSASRSKIVIPGGYSFLVQPLNFAGPCRSKVSLGIAGTILAPKDPKVWDGLNPRKWLYFRSVKYLTIEGGGAINGMGQEWWSRSCKVNLTNPCQHAPTALTFHKCNNLKVRNIKILNSQQMHLAFTDCKHVAASRLSVLAPADSPNTDGIHISSSKQVNIKDCTIGTGDDCISIVGNSSRIKVRNIVCGPGHGISIGSLGKFNSMSQVYNVHVNGASISNTENGVRIKTWQGGTGFVRKITFENVWMENVSNPIIIDQYYCDSLLPCSNKTSNIRIDNISFVGIKGTSATEKAITVACSDSFPCRKLYLEDVQLTSFSGEPITSFCWEAYGSSSGLNYPPPCFSCNDSILQPTVLSNWSQSI from the exons ATGGGGAAGATGAGATCTTCCTCCATCTCTTGCTTTAATTTCTCTTATTATTATTCCACCTCTGTTGCATTCTTCGCATCACTATACGGTATCTATTTCGTCTTGATTTCAGCAAATGTGAATGGGTTTGATTCTGTGATACAGCTCCCTACATCTGCGTCTTTGAGGAACACGACCCGCAAATCAGAAACCCTTTTTGATGTCAGCGATTTTGGAGCAGTTGGAGATGGCATCACCGACGACACTAAT TCTTTTAAAGATGCTTGGGACAAGGCCTGCTCTTCAGCATCACGATCGAAAATTGTCATACCTGGTGGATATTCTTTCTTAGTTCAGCCACTTAATTTTGCTGGTCCTTGCCGGTCAAAGGTGTCGTTAGGG ATTGCAGGTACTATTTTAGCGCCAAAGGATCCTAAAGTCTGGGATGGCTTGAATCCACGAAAATGGCTCTATTTCCGTAGTGTGAAATACCTGACAATAGAAGGAGGAGGAGCTATAAATGGTATGGGCCAGGAGTGGTGGTCTCGATCATGCAAGGTCAACTTAACAAAT CCGTGTCAACATGCTCCAACG GCTTTAACTTTTCACAAATGCAACAACCTCAAAGTCAGGAACATTAAGATCCTTAATAGTCAACAAATGCATTTAGCATTTACTGATTGCAAACATGTTGCAGCATCACGTCTCTCAGTCTTAGCCCCAGCTGATAGCCCTAACACCGATGGAATCCACATAAGTTCATCTAAACAGGTCAATATCAAGGATTGCACTATTGGCACAG GAGATGACTGCATATCTATTGTCGGCAATTCATCACGGATAAAAGTTAGAAACATTGTGTGTGGGCCAGGCCATGGTATAAG CATTGGAAGCTTGGGAAAGTTCAATTCAATGTCTCAAGTTTACAATGTTCATGTTAATGGAGCATCTATTTCCAACACGGAGAACGGGGTTAGAATAAAGACTTGGCAG GGAGGTACCGGATTTGTCAGAAAGATTACTTTCGAGAATGTTTGGATGGAAAATGTCTCAAATCCTATCATAATAGACCAATATTACTGTGATTCTCTGCTGCCCTGTTCAAACAAG ACTTCAAACATTCGCATTGATAACATATCCTTTGTGGGTATTAAAGGAACTTCAGCTACAGAAAAGGCAATAACAGTTGCCTGCAGCGATAGCTTCCCCTGTAGAAAGTTGTACTTGGAAGATGTTCAACTAACTTCATTTTCTGGGGAGCCGATAACATCTTTTTGCTGGGAGGCATATGGCTCATCCTCAGGTTTAAATTATCCGCCTCCTTGCTTttcctgtaatgacagcattCTTCAGCCAACAGTTTTATCCAACTGGAGTCAATCGATATGA